The Carassius carassius chromosome 34, fCarCar2.1, whole genome shotgun sequence genome has a segment encoding these proteins:
- the LOC132114838 gene encoding intraflagellar transport protein 81 homolog isoform X1, translated as MSEQLKFFVEQLNREPFKKNFNLITFDSLEPMQLLQTLNDVLAEIDPKQVIDIREEMPEQTAKRMFTLLGMLKYKPPGGMSEASSFRQGLVMGSKPVVHPILHWLLQRIPELKKRAYLARFLVKLEIPAEFLQDDIIAETYHQYEELVEGFKNIHRECEQLKSSGFSTPEIRRDIVAMEEEKDQLIKRVERLKKRVEAVSNHQRMLELARQLRVEKEREESLAHQKQEQKNQLFQAEQRLQRCQIQLKDLQQAGADEKPESLMKRLEEDIKFNSYMVSSKLPRELENMRKVVQYLQKVASEPAMGQAELRELEDKIRETNTEINQLIEKRMMRNDPMDDKLSLFRQQAAIIVRKKEAKVEELQEAREELAAVERELNMKSSQAREQGGVELIRGDEFKRYVAKMRGKSSAYKKKRQKIAELKVEYGVLQRTEEILRERHTAGQQQLQSLEAQQGISGYSDTQEELERVSAIKSELDEMKGRTLDDMSEMVKKLNSVIAQKKSALSPLIKDLRALRQEHAELAPEYERKKAQYDTCAVGLESNRSKLEQEVRVLREETAQKESRYHHINCIREIFESQMQRAADQSKINQSMDLQVRRTALREKYIANTAEQESLGKALRQQVKQVRENQETNMRQMKMWKDLQTLLECKKQCYLKAQSQAPIGHIIQDVGKDMLVL; from the exons ATGAGCGAACAGCTGAAATTTTTCGTTGAACAGCTAAACAGGGAGCCTTTTAAGAaaaacttcaatctcataacatTCGACTCTCTGGAGCCGATGCAGTTACTGCAGACTTTAAACGATGTTCTGGCTGAAATCGATCCAAAG CAAGTCATTGATATACGTGAGGAAATGCCTGAGCAGACAGCTAAGAGAATGTTTACTCTTCTGGGGATGCTGAAAtac AAACCTCCTGGAGGAATGTCTGAAGC AAGCAGTTTTCGTCAGGGTTTGGTGATGGGCAGTAAGCCTGTGGTGCACCCCATCTTGCACTGGCTGTTACAGAGGATTCCTGAGCTGAAGAAGAGAGCGTACCTGGCCAGGTTCCTCGTCAAACTAGAGATTCCTGCTGAGTTTCTCCAAGATGATATAATTGCTGAGACCTACCACCAG TATGAGGAGCTGGTGGAGGGATTCAAGAACATCCACAGAGAGTGTGAACAGCTGAAGAGCTCAGGTTTCTCCACCCCTGAGATTCGACGG GACATTGTAGcaatggaggaggagaaggacCAACTCATAAAAAGGGTGGAGCGGCTTAAAAAGAGG GTGGAAGCAGTGTCAAACCACCAACGCATGCTGGAACTGGCCAGACAGCTAAGAgtggaaaaagaaagagaagaatCTCTTGCTCATCAGAAACAGGAGCAAAAAAACCAG CTCTTCCAGGCAGAGCAGAGACTGCAGAGATGTCAGATCCAACTCAAAGACTTGCAGCAAGCTGGTGCAGATGAAAAGCCAGAGA GCCTCATGAAGAGACTCGAAGAGGACATCAAGTTCAACTCCTACATGGTGTCTTCGAAGCTGCCCAGAGAGCTGGAGAACATGAGAAAGGTGGTGCAGTATTTACAGAAGGTGGCGTCTGAGCCTGCTATGGGCCAAGCAGAACTGAGGGAGCTGGAGGACAAG ATCAGAGAAACCAACACAGAGATCAACCAACTGATTGAGAAGAGGATGATGCGTAATGACCCAATGGATGATAAACTCTCTTTGTTCAGACAGCAG GCTGCTATTATAGTCCGTAAGAAGGAGGCCAAGGTGGAGGAGTTGCAGGAGGCCCGTGAGGAGTTGGCGGCTGTGGAGAGAGAACTGAACATGAAGAGCAGTCAGGCACGAGAGCAGGGCGGAGTGGAGCTGATCCGTGGAGATGAG TTTAAGCGTTATGTGGCCAAGATGCGTGGCAAGAGCAGTGCTTATAAGAAGAAACGTCAGAAGATCGCTGAGCTGAAGGTGGAGTATGGTGTCCTACAGAGGACTGAAGAGATCCTGAGAGAACGACACACAGCTGGACAACAGCAGCTG CAATCTCTGGAGGCTCAGCAGGGGATCTCGGGCTACAGCGATACTCAGGAAGAGCTGGAGAGAGTCTCCGCTATCAAGAGCGAGCTGGACGAGATGAAGGGACGAACGCTGGACGATATGTCTGAAATG GTAAAGAAGCTGAATTCAGTGATAGCACAGAAGAAGTCTGCTCTGTCTCCTCTGATAAAGGACCTGAGAGCTCTGAGACAGGAACACGCG GAGCTCGCTCCAGAGTATGAGCGAAAGAAGGCTCAGTATGACACCTGTGCTGTAGGACTGGAGAGCAACAGGTCCAAGCTGGAACAG GAAGTGAGGGTACTTAGGGAAGAGACGGCACAGAAAGAAAGCCGATATCATCACATTAACTGCATAAGAGAG ATTTTTGAGAGTCAAATGCAAAGAGCGGCAGATCAGAGTAAGATCAATCAGTCAATGGACTTACAGGTGCGGAGGACAGCTCTCAG AGAGAAGTACATTGCGAACACAGCAGAGCAGGAGTCCTTGGGCAAG GCTCTACGTCAGCAGGTAAAGCAGGTGCGAGAGAACCAGGAGACCAATATGAGACAGATGAAGATGTGGAAGGACCTGCAGACGCTGTTGGAGTGCAAGAAGCAGTGCTACCTCAAGGCTCAGAGTCAGGCACCTATTGGGCACATCATCCAGGATGTTGGCAAGGATATGCTGGTTCTGTGA
- the LOC132114838 gene encoding intraflagellar transport protein 81 homolog isoform X2, which produces MSEQLKFFVEQLNREPFKKNFNLITFDSLEPMQLLQTLNDVLAEIDPKQVIDIREEMPEQTAKRMFTLLGMLKYKPPGGMSEASFRQGLVMGSKPVVHPILHWLLQRIPELKKRAYLARFLVKLEIPAEFLQDDIIAETYHQYEELVEGFKNIHRECEQLKSSGFSTPEIRRDIVAMEEEKDQLIKRVERLKKRVEAVSNHQRMLELARQLRVEKEREESLAHQKQEQKNQLFQAEQRLQRCQIQLKDLQQAGADEKPESLMKRLEEDIKFNSYMVSSKLPRELENMRKVVQYLQKVASEPAMGQAELRELEDKIRETNTEINQLIEKRMMRNDPMDDKLSLFRQQAAIIVRKKEAKVEELQEAREELAAVERELNMKSSQAREQGGVELIRGDEFKRYVAKMRGKSSAYKKKRQKIAELKVEYGVLQRTEEILRERHTAGQQQLQSLEAQQGISGYSDTQEELERVSAIKSELDEMKGRTLDDMSEMVKKLNSVIAQKKSALSPLIKDLRALRQEHAELAPEYERKKAQYDTCAVGLESNRSKLEQEVRVLREETAQKESRYHHINCIREIFESQMQRAADQSKINQSMDLQVRRTALREKYIANTAEQESLGKALRQQVKQVRENQETNMRQMKMWKDLQTLLECKKQCYLKAQSQAPIGHIIQDVGKDMLVL; this is translated from the exons ATGAGCGAACAGCTGAAATTTTTCGTTGAACAGCTAAACAGGGAGCCTTTTAAGAaaaacttcaatctcataacatTCGACTCTCTGGAGCCGATGCAGTTACTGCAGACTTTAAACGATGTTCTGGCTGAAATCGATCCAAAG CAAGTCATTGATATACGTGAGGAAATGCCTGAGCAGACAGCTAAGAGAATGTTTACTCTTCTGGGGATGCTGAAAtac AAACCTCCTGGAGGAATGTCTGAAGC CAGTTTTCGTCAGGGTTTGGTGATGGGCAGTAAGCCTGTGGTGCACCCCATCTTGCACTGGCTGTTACAGAGGATTCCTGAGCTGAAGAAGAGAGCGTACCTGGCCAGGTTCCTCGTCAAACTAGAGATTCCTGCTGAGTTTCTCCAAGATGATATAATTGCTGAGACCTACCACCAG TATGAGGAGCTGGTGGAGGGATTCAAGAACATCCACAGAGAGTGTGAACAGCTGAAGAGCTCAGGTTTCTCCACCCCTGAGATTCGACGG GACATTGTAGcaatggaggaggagaaggacCAACTCATAAAAAGGGTGGAGCGGCTTAAAAAGAGG GTGGAAGCAGTGTCAAACCACCAACGCATGCTGGAACTGGCCAGACAGCTAAGAgtggaaaaagaaagagaagaatCTCTTGCTCATCAGAAACAGGAGCAAAAAAACCAG CTCTTCCAGGCAGAGCAGAGACTGCAGAGATGTCAGATCCAACTCAAAGACTTGCAGCAAGCTGGTGCAGATGAAAAGCCAGAGA GCCTCATGAAGAGACTCGAAGAGGACATCAAGTTCAACTCCTACATGGTGTCTTCGAAGCTGCCCAGAGAGCTGGAGAACATGAGAAAGGTGGTGCAGTATTTACAGAAGGTGGCGTCTGAGCCTGCTATGGGCCAAGCAGAACTGAGGGAGCTGGAGGACAAG ATCAGAGAAACCAACACAGAGATCAACCAACTGATTGAGAAGAGGATGATGCGTAATGACCCAATGGATGATAAACTCTCTTTGTTCAGACAGCAG GCTGCTATTATAGTCCGTAAGAAGGAGGCCAAGGTGGAGGAGTTGCAGGAGGCCCGTGAGGAGTTGGCGGCTGTGGAGAGAGAACTGAACATGAAGAGCAGTCAGGCACGAGAGCAGGGCGGAGTGGAGCTGATCCGTGGAGATGAG TTTAAGCGTTATGTGGCCAAGATGCGTGGCAAGAGCAGTGCTTATAAGAAGAAACGTCAGAAGATCGCTGAGCTGAAGGTGGAGTATGGTGTCCTACAGAGGACTGAAGAGATCCTGAGAGAACGACACACAGCTGGACAACAGCAGCTG CAATCTCTGGAGGCTCAGCAGGGGATCTCGGGCTACAGCGATACTCAGGAAGAGCTGGAGAGAGTCTCCGCTATCAAGAGCGAGCTGGACGAGATGAAGGGACGAACGCTGGACGATATGTCTGAAATG GTAAAGAAGCTGAATTCAGTGATAGCACAGAAGAAGTCTGCTCTGTCTCCTCTGATAAAGGACCTGAGAGCTCTGAGACAGGAACACGCG GAGCTCGCTCCAGAGTATGAGCGAAAGAAGGCTCAGTATGACACCTGTGCTGTAGGACTGGAGAGCAACAGGTCCAAGCTGGAACAG GAAGTGAGGGTACTTAGGGAAGAGACGGCACAGAAAGAAAGCCGATATCATCACATTAACTGCATAAGAGAG ATTTTTGAGAGTCAAATGCAAAGAGCGGCAGATCAGAGTAAGATCAATCAGTCAATGGACTTACAGGTGCGGAGGACAGCTCTCAG AGAGAAGTACATTGCGAACACAGCAGAGCAGGAGTCCTTGGGCAAG GCTCTACGTCAGCAGGTAAAGCAGGTGCGAGAGAACCAGGAGACCAATATGAGACAGATGAAGATGTGGAAGGACCTGCAGACGCTGTTGGAGTGCAAGAAGCAGTGCTACCTCAAGGCTCAGAGTCAGGCACCTATTGGGCACATCATCCAGGATGTTGGCAAGGATATGCTGGTTCTGTGA